The Candidatus Methylomirabilota bacterium genome contains the following window.
GCCTTTCGGGTCCGGGGTGGTCGCCAACGAGATCCGGGCCGCCATGTACAATGCCGACAAGCGTCCCCCGCTCCTGTCCTTCATCTGCGGGCTGGGCGGCCGCGAGGTGACGCTCGAAGATGTCTACAAGGCGACCGACCTTTGCTTCGAGGCCGCCAAGTCAGGGAAGTCCCCCCTCAAGACGCAGTGGCTCGGCGTACGGGAATAGGGAGAACAGACATGGCTGAAGTCTTCGCCAACGCGACGCAGATTCTCGAACCTTTCCGTGGTGTTAAGAAGGTCACCATCGAGGAGTACTTCACCTCGGGACACCGCACGTGCCAGGGGTGCGAGTCGGCCCTGGTCATGAAACTCATGGTCAAGGCAGCGGGGCCCCGAACCATCGTTCTGGGCGCGACGGGGTGCATGTACGTCGCCAATACGACGTACTACACGACGCCCTGGGTGGTGCCCTGGATGCACACCCAGCTCGGCTCCTCGGGCTCGGCCGCGCTCGGCACGGCGGCGGGTCTCAAGGCGCTCATGAAGAAGGGCAAGATGAAGTCCGAGCCCATCAACGTCATCGCCTTCTGCGGCGACGGGGGCGGGGCGGACATGGGCCTGGGGGCCATCTCGGCCACCCTGACGCACAAGGAATACAACTCGCTCATCCTGATGTACGACAACGAGTCGTACGCCAACACGGACATCCAGCTCTCGGGCTCGACGCCCTATGGCGCGAATACGACCTTCAGCCCCCCGGGCAAGGTGCGCCGTCTCATCCACACGCGGTGGAAGAAGAACACGGCGGCCATGCTGGCGGCCGGCCACACCGAATGTCGCTACGTCGGCACCGTCTGCGCTTCGTACGCCGTCGAGATGATGAACAAGGTCCGCAAGGCCCTATCGATCGGCGGCCCGACCTTCATTCACTCGCTCGATCCGTGCCCCAAGGGCTGGGACTACGACCCGATGCTCAGCCACGAGCTGGGCGAGCTGGCCGTCGAATGTGGCGTCTTTCCGCTCTACGAGGTCGAGGATGGCGTGGTGCGCCACTACGGCAAGACCAAGGCCATCGTGGAGGGTCGGCCGCGGAAGCCCGTGCGCGAGTACCTGCTCAAGCAGGGCCGCTTCGCCCACTTCACCGAGGAA
Protein-coding sequences here:
- a CDS encoding thiamine pyrophosphate-dependent enzyme, which gives rise to MAEVFANATQILEPFRGVKKVTIEEYFTSGHRTCQGCESALVMKLMVKAAGPRTIVLGATGCMYVANTTYYTTPWVVPWMHTQLGSSGSAALGTAAGLKALMKKGKMKSEPINVIAFCGDGGGADMGLGAISATLTHKEYNSLILMYDNESYANTDIQLSGSTPYGANTTFSPPGKVRRLIHTRWKKNTAAMLAAGHTECRYVGTVCASYAVEMMNKVRKALSIGGPTFIHSLDPCPKGWDYDPMLSHELGELAVECGVFPLYEVEDGVVRHYGKTKAIVEGRPRKPVREYLLKQGRFAHFTEEDLEYFQAKVDEMWNEWEIPGVIPFKKAPAGK